AAAAGTGTGAAGAATGAAAATTGTCTTACATGGATGGGCTATAGTGAAAATTACACATGAACAAACACCTAACATCCATGAATCTGTAGATGAACAAATAGATAACACATGAACAACTGCATTCAACTGGTGAGGTGGTTCATGTGTAATATTGATTTGTTAATCTAGTGGTTCATGGATTTTAGGTGTTTGTTCATATAGTCTGATTCACAAAAGAAATCTATTCTCATTCGATCCATTCTCTTACAGTAATGTGCTTTTGTATTCGGAGCCGATTGTCACCGATGATATGTCGTTGTTCTCCAAATCGATGAGCTGAAGCTGCTGGCTGACGTTGCCACTCATGTCTAGCTTGGCTCCGAATGCATTATTCCTCAACTTCCTGTAAAGAAATTTGCAGAATATATGTTCATTAAATGGTAAAATCAAGCAGAATTGTGTCTGAGTGTGTTTGATTTGAGACTCACACTTGCTGTATCTGAGGTAAACTGAAAACTTCTTGTGGAACAGATCCTTCCAGGGGTCCATATTCAATCATCCTGAGCAGCAAAACGCGGTCACAACTCAAAATCTCACACCTTAAGGCAAAAGATCGATCTTTTAAGAATTTATTTTCGCTTATTCACGAACTCACAAAGTTGTAAGAGAAGGCAAACTAGAGAACCAGTCAGGTGCTGCTGTTTTCTTAAAGGAGTTGTTGCCCATGTCCCTGCCAAACAAGGAGAGACAAACTAAGATTTGCagcctctagagagagagagagagggcagGTGTCTTACACATAGTTGAGTGTGTCCATCCCAGTTAGATTAGGCAGAGCTCCTGACAACATGTTATGTGCTAAATTCCTGCAATGAAACTCAAGCTAGTGAGACCAAACCACCACTCACTCTCGGAATAATACTTCTATCTCTGAATGAAATGAGAAGGAAAACACCCACAACTCTATCATGTTTGTGAGGTTGTTGAGGTTTGGTGGCACACTCCCTTTCAAGAAATTCCGATCAAGTCGTCTGGAGTACACAATAAAGGTGATGAGAGAGATAGGCCCAGAGTCATTTTATTGCAGCAGAAGATGAAACTTGTGTTCGAATACTCACAGAACCTCGAGTGTTTCCACTAACCCTATTGTGGATGGAATGCTCCCATCCAGTTGATTCCCATCAAACAGTCTGACAGTAATTCGCCATTATcagatgagaaaaaaaaattaaaaataaagggTAATTGTGCCTAGATACACAAACTTTCACCatattctatttttgttctaattTTTCACACTCCTGTCAATTGGTTCCAAATTAATGCAAAGGTGGGTGCATGAAATGTCTAAATGGCTTAAACAACTGGTAAAATAAACAATGTAACTGGGTGTGTACGCCACTTTAGTTGGTCAATATGACATTAACTTGTCACTTCAGCTAGCCATGATAGTATTCACTCACCAGATATCGACAACCGTGTAAAAAACACCAATAAAAATTGGGTGACAATTACCCAAAGTAACAATAAAATATTCACTCGGTTCTTCACTTACACATGGATCAAAGACATATCAGAGTTGAACAATTGGCTGGGAATCTCTCCCGAGAGCTGGTTCTTGTtgaaatggctgcacaaatACAACATCAGAGAAGAATTTAACATGAACAGATGAGCTACATTCATGTAAAAAAACTAGTGAAACTCACAAGTGCTTCGCCTTTTTAAGCTGGTCGAGGCCCGGACCATAGGCCGAAGAAACTGGGATCTCGCCTCTCAGCTGGTTTTCAGCTAGATCCAGCCAATACAGCTTAGACAGATTGCCTAGGGAAGGCGGTATCTCACCGGTTAAGTTGTTTGAGTTCAGGGCTCTATCATTTGAGGTAATAATTAGACTATCTTTATCACAATCCATCACAAGaggaaaaactgaaaaaaggtaaaagtaaaagaaagaattcTACAGAAACGTTAGGTCAGACAGTTGTCCTAGTTCACTTGGAATGGTGTTGGAGAAGCTGCATCCGGCCAGAATCCTGCACCACATTCGTCACTGTAGCTGAGACACACAACCGAGACAAACATAAAAGGAAGTTGTGAGGATTTCATGAGATCATACAATATAGTTAGCTTCTGCAGGTCCCCCAAACGAGGAGAGATCGAGCCTCTGAGGCCGGGGTTGAACGATAGATCTCTACAATCAAAAGATATGAAAGCTCATTCAGTGAAGTTCAGTAACTAAATGAGAAGTAGCATGTGAGTGTATTACATGTTgcaaaaaatataaactttggTGGCTGCCATTTGTATATTGACTAAGCAAATTTAAGTTATTTGAAAAGTTATTTGAAAAGTTAAAGCAAATTTAAGTAAATAAAGTTGGAGGTGGACTAAAATCTTGAAATGTAGAGAAGAACTCACAGAGAAATGAGATCGGATAGGCCACCAAGGTCGCCGCTCATAGTGCCAGTCAACCCCATCGTGGATAAGCCTCTGCACAACTGAAAAATGTTAGTCCTACAAAAATATGATAGTATTAGAGAGATGAATTGGCTAGGCTTACAGCGAGGTGACCCTGGAGTTGTTACACGCAACTCCTTCCCAAGCAGCGCAAGGATCGTCGGATCTTCCCCAGCTCCGCGGCGTCCCGCCCCACTGATCTTTCAGCGATCGAAGGACCGCAGctgcatttcatcaaacacacatttcatcaaacaTGTTGGCTTCATCcttgataaaatgaaattttaccATCTTGAGGGTTGGTGAGGGAATGCGCGACGCATATGGAGAGGGCGAGCAAGAGGAAGAGGAGCAGCCGGCGCATGTCTGGGGCGATTTGTGAAAATGGGGGGAAATGTTACATGTTGTGATTGAAGGCGTCGTCTTAAAACGAGGCTGTGAATGATGGGTATGTGTAAGATGGTAGTAATCATTGCTTAGAACCGAATCCAACCACTGCCACTCTTGTCTTGCTAGTAGTGCTTCTGCACTGAGAGagggatagagagagagaggggtggAGTAAAGTGAAGAAAAAAGGAGAAAGAAATGTGACAGAGCATTAGTGGTTTAGGTTTAGCTGGTTTTGATGATTAAGCTTGTCGTGGAAGACAATCCAATTAAAGTACGTATTAAACTAATTCTGTCTCTACTCTAGCTTATATCACCATGCCCATAATTGGGTTTAATTGAAtctaaatatgtttttttattatttaaatcaaaataacGAACTTTTAGTTAGTTTGACGAGTTCAAAGAGATtgatattttattagtatatgaGCTAATGTTTACTACTCCGTATCTATACAATACATAAAGAGAGAGTTTTGGAGAAATTTATAAGAATTTTAGTAGTATATGAGCTAATGTTTAGTACTCCGTATTTGGTTAATGTGAGAGTTTTGTCGGAATAATTTTTGAGCAATTGTTATTAGATTGAATGCCAAGTTCATTATTATAAGCTATACTAATATTGACTTATATATCAAAATGTTATCTCaccaaatttatttaatatctcATAGTACCAAAATATCAAACAATCTGAAATTGAAAAGTTGAgtaaaggaaaaagaaagataagtgataaattttgttggccacctccacctccacctccacttcCACCAATATGGAATTCATGAATCATGATTGAATTGTTTAGCACACCACAATCATCacataaattttgtttttttccttttagaATATGAAGCTATTATTCTAAGGTGCTTAAtacaaaattacaattttatttctACCTAAAAGGATCTGTAGAGTCGAACAAAATGAAGAAAGTCGTCAACCGTATTGGTATAAAATGATAAAGATAGTGAGATGATCTTCCTTGTGATGAATGATGGATAAAGAATGAAAGTgattgaaaattacaatttcaaAGGTTGGACAGAGGTTATGCACTTTAGGAACAACAATTCCAAAATTGAatggaatttttaaaaatcgaatTATATATCAAGATCAAAAATATATTGGTAACAAGTAATTGCATTTATCTGCAATGTGAATACTAGTAAACCTTATCAAAGCCCAAATCATACTAGACCATATGGATTAGAAAGCCCACTTATTATTGTAAATGGGCCAACAATATCCACGAAAAGCCAAGACCAAACAGGTAGGCCCATAATATAACGCAACCCGTCATATCAACCCGATTTGATCCAATCTTAATTtcatatctattttattttttctccaacCGTTATCTGTATATTTTTGCTTTCTGCTGATCAcgctctctctctatctctattcttctctctctagatttcGATCTCTGCTAAGAATTGACCTCAATTGCAGTGTTCATCCTCAGCAATGCCGACGGATCAAGGCGACCTCACCACCGAGCAGGTACGCAACTTTGCTGCCACATAAAATTGATGAGAAGCTATAGTTTTAAGAGATTTTGTTTCATAAGTTGCGTTTTGTTTTGATCTAATGAGTAAATTGTTGTTTTAGAGGTGATtgattgatttaattggtgggGGGTTTTTGGATTGGGGAAGTGAGCTAGTTGATTCTGAactg
Above is a genomic segment from Salvia splendens isolate huo1 unplaced genomic scaffold, SspV2 ctg204, whole genome shotgun sequence containing:
- the LOC121789303 gene encoding leucine-rich repeat receptor protein kinase HPCA1-like; the protein is MRRLLLFLLLALSICVAHSLTNPQDAAVLRSLKDQWGGTPRSWGRSDDPCAAWEGVACNNSRVTSLGLSTMGLTGTMSGDLGGLSDLISLDLSFNPGLRGSISPRLGDLQKLTILILAGCSFSNTIPSELGQLSDLTFLALNSNNLTGEIPPSLGNLSKLYWLDLAENQLRGEIPVSSAYGPGLDQLKKAKHFHFNKNQLSGEIPSQLFNSDMSLIHVLFDGNQLDGSIPSTIGLVETLEVLRLDRNFLKGSVPPNLNNLTNMIELNLAHNMLSGALPNLTGMDTLNYVDMGNNSFKKTAAPDWFSSLPSLTTLMIEYGPLEGSVPQEVFSLPQIQQVKLRNNAFGAKLDMSGNVSQQLQLIDLENNDISSVTIGSEYKSTLL